One segment of Gemmatimonadaceae bacterium DNA contains the following:
- a CDS encoding response regulator transcription factor, with translation MPAAPTSAPTIRIAIVDDNRLVRDALAALLERVSDFRPVATSTADAAFVERVKPDVLLLDVGLGDDDSLNIATALTAQYPATKIIVMDLVPVNEDIAQFVQAGVSGFMMKDATFDEFVATIRTVAAGDKVLPPRMTESLFSQIVKLAAIAEPARVLDDVRMTPRERQVIELIGEGLSNKEIAQRLNIASHTVKSHVRNVMEKLALHTRLQIAAYARRDGTA, from the coding sequence ATGCCAGCGGCGCCGACGTCGGCCCCGACGATCAGGATTGCGATCGTCGATGACAATCGCCTCGTGCGCGATGCGTTGGCCGCGCTGCTCGAGCGCGTGTCCGACTTCCGGCCGGTGGCGACGAGTACCGCGGATGCGGCGTTCGTGGAGCGCGTGAAACCCGACGTGCTGCTCCTCGACGTCGGGCTCGGCGATGATGATAGTTTGAACATTGCCACCGCGTTGACCGCGCAGTATCCCGCGACGAAGATCATCGTGATGGACCTCGTCCCGGTGAACGAGGACATCGCGCAGTTCGTCCAGGCGGGCGTGTCCGGGTTCATGATGAAGGACGCGACCTTCGACGAATTCGTGGCCACCATCAGGACGGTGGCGGCGGGCGACAAGGTGTTGCCGCCGCGCATGACCGAATCGCTCTTTTCACAGATCGTCAAGCTCGCCGCGATCGCGGAACCGGCGCGCGTGCTCGACGACGTCCGCATGACGCCGCGCGAACGCCAGGTGATCGAGCTGATCGGCGAAGGCCTGAGCAACAAGGAGATCGCTCAACGCTTGAACATCGCGTCGCACACGGTCAAGAGCCACGTGAGAAACGTCATGGAAAAGTTGGCGTTGCACACGCGCTTGCAAATCGCCGCTTACGCCCGCCGGGATGGGACCGCCTAG
- the rodA gene encoding rod shape-determining protein RodA, translated as MATARRINIDLPLVLAAIALTLYGIAVVFSAGQTDVHTPADHAWRAQIMWTVVGIIGAWGVSRASVRMIEWMTVPAYVFTLLLLAALLVGLGSGAGTATSTSGWLTIGGHRLGQPAELAKLTVVLMLARVLGQHRIAPKSMIELWKPLLVAGAPLLLIMAQGDLGTSIVFVGIFFAMLFWAGVPWQLLILLASPVISLILGFDARIWGAFLCLLIALVIWYKPYLGEALFVISACVLTGIVGPLLWEHMPRYRQNRLLVFLDPSVDPRGSGYHVIQSITAIGSGGWLGRGYLHGPQKRLAFLPEQYTDFIFAVVGEELGFIGVLVALALFLFLFLRVIRIAERANDSFSSLVAFGLLASWFTHVLENVGMTLNLMPITGIPLPFFSYGGSFMLACWLAVGVLARISSEGRGGVSGQLKV; from the coding sequence ATGGCGACGGCACGTCGCATCAACATCGATCTGCCGCTCGTCCTCGCCGCGATCGCGTTGACGCTGTACGGAATCGCGGTCGTGTTTTCCGCCGGGCAGACCGACGTGCACACGCCCGCCGATCACGCGTGGCGCGCGCAGATCATGTGGACGGTGGTCGGCATCATCGGCGCGTGGGGCGTGTCGCGCGCGTCGGTGCGCATGATCGAATGGATGACGGTGCCCGCGTACGTCTTCACGTTGCTGCTGCTCGCCGCGCTCCTCGTCGGACTGGGCTCGGGCGCGGGCACGGCAACGAGCACGTCGGGCTGGCTCACGATCGGCGGACACCGCCTCGGACAACCCGCCGAGCTGGCGAAGCTCACCGTGGTGTTGATGCTGGCGCGCGTGCTGGGGCAGCATCGCATTGCGCCCAAGTCGATGATCGAGCTCTGGAAGCCGTTGCTGGTCGCGGGAGCTCCGCTCCTGCTCATCATGGCGCAGGGCGACCTCGGCACGTCGATCGTGTTCGTGGGAATTTTCTTCGCGATGCTCTTCTGGGCGGGCGTTCCGTGGCAGCTGCTGATTCTGCTCGCGAGCCCGGTGATCAGTCTGATCCTCGGATTCGACGCGCGCATCTGGGGCGCGTTCCTGTGCTTGCTCATCGCGCTCGTCATTTGGTACAAGCCGTATCTCGGCGAAGCGCTGTTCGTGATTTCAGCGTGCGTCCTCACCGGAATCGTCGGGCCGCTTCTGTGGGAGCACATGCCGCGCTATCGGCAGAATCGCTTGCTGGTGTTTCTCGATCCGAGCGTCGATCCGCGCGGCAGCGGCTACCACGTCATCCAGTCGATCACGGCGATCGGCTCTGGTGGATGGTTGGGCCGCGGATATCTCCACGGTCCGCAGAAGCGTCTGGCGTTTTTGCCCGAGCAATACACCGACTTCATCTTCGCGGTGGTCGGCGAAGAACTGGGGTTCATCGGCGTGCTCGTGGCGCTCGCGCTGTTTCTGTTTCTCTTCCTGCGCGTGATTCGCATCGCCGAGCGCGCGAACGATTCGTTCAGCAGTTTGGTGGCGTTCGGGTTGCTGGCGAGTTGGTTCACACATGTGCTCGAGAATGTCGGCATGACGCTCAACCTCATGCCGATCACGGGCATTCCGCTGCCGTTTTTCAGTTACGGCGGGAGCTTTATGCTAGCCTGTTGGCTCGCCGTCGGAGTTCTCGCGCGGATCTCGAGCGAAGGGCGGGGCGGCGTCTCGGGACAGCTGAAGGTGTAA